From the genome of Ictalurus punctatus breed USDA103 chromosome 28, Coco_2.0, whole genome shotgun sequence, one region includes:
- the btg4 gene encoding protein BTG4: protein MKEEIAATVFFVARLAKKHGKLERVHRERFAVAFTSVLFETYKSHWYPEKPCKGQAFRCLRMNKAQLRDPIIDSACKQSGVDYEDLGLPKEITIWVDPGEVSCRYGEKTTPFCVTLLEGRKGDGEFSRRINNAVERASSDYYSGTSSDEEGANSSMSSSSTLSAPEPKCIPTVSNPNSVYQFSEFGPAPSMQNWAPYPKRKPYAGEGYQQHSSGQYPPHNGFKNYRPSYAFSGPRVDKYHWVSKSRS from the exons ATGAAGGAAGAGATTGCTGCTACAGTTTTCTTTGTAGCAAGACTGGCAAAGAAACACGGCAAGCTGGAGCGCGTTCACCGGGAGAGGTTTGCGGTGGCTTTTACTTCGGTCCTTTTTGAGACCTACAAAAGCCACTGGTATCCAGAGAAGCCATGCAAAGGACAGGCCTTCCG gtGTCTGAGGATGAACAAGGCCCAGTTGAGGGACCCTATAATTGACAGTGCTTGCAAACAGAGTGGTGTTGATTATGAGGACCTGGGTCTGCCTAAAGAGATCACCATTTGGGTAGACCCTGGAGAAGTGTCATGCCG GTATGGTGAGAAAACCACACCATTTTGTGTGACCCTGTTGGAGGGGCGAAAGGGAGATGGTGAGTTCTCGCGCAGGATTAACAATGCTGTGGAGCGTGCTTCCTCAGACTACTACTCAGGAACCTCTTCAGATGAAGAAGGTGCTAAtagcagcatgagcagcagtagCACACTGTCTGCTCCAGAGCCGAAGTGTATCCCCACGGTGTCCAATCCCAACAGTGTTTATCAG TTCAGTGAATTTGGCCCTGCTCCATCCATGCAGAACTGGGCTCCTTATCCCAAAAGGAAACCCTATGCTGGTGAAGGTTACCAGCAGCATTCAAGTGGTCAATACCCTCCACATAATGGCTTCAAAAACTACAGACCATCTTATGCCTTCTCTGGTCCACGGGTGGACAAATACCATTGGGTTAGCAAGAGCCGCTCATAA
- the LOC100304587 gene encoding interferon induced protein 2 (The RefSeq protein has 1 substitution compared to this genomic sequence), which translates to MERNMAGTTGVSNAPTYLVWSIFNTLCCCFPLGIIAIVFSRRTHTANTIGDSTRAKAHSSTAKKLNIAALVIGMVFFIISIVLCVTVLAKQT; encoded by the exons ATGGAACGAAATATGGCTGGGACTACTGGTGTATCCAATGCACCCACATACCTGGTTTGGTCCATTTTTAACACATTATGCTGCTGCTTTCCTCTTGGAATCATTGCAATTGTGTTCTCCCGCCGG ACTCATACGGCTAACACTATTGGTGATTCTACAAGAGCTAAGGCGCATTCCAGTACGGCCAGGAAACTGAATATTGCCGCACTGGTCATTGGAATggtttttttcatcatttccaTCGTACTGTGTGTGACAGTGCTTGCAAAACAGACATAA